In Erigeron canadensis isolate Cc75 chromosome 8, C_canadensis_v1, whole genome shotgun sequence, the DNA window TTGCAGTACGAAGTAGGTGAGCGGTACCACTTTGTTTACTGATGTTGCAAAGAGAGTTATTATTCAGGGTTAGGGGAATCTTAAATCTCGAGTGAGCTGTTCACCCACCGGGCATATTATTTGCGGCTGCTCCAGACGAAGCAGTGGCTATGGCAATATGTCCACGGGAACGAACCTCAGCAAGTAGAGCATTATACAAAAAGGTTTTCCCTGTTCCACCGGGGCCATCTATGAAGAACACTCCTGGAATATTACAAACAACGTGCCTCATTATGGAGTCGTATGTGAACCTCTGATCAGGGTTTAGTTCATGCTTGGCGCGCAGATGATTGTCTTTGATGGCTATGGAACTTTCTTCGTGTAACTCACGAAAACCCCCTGATTCGGCATAATTGGTGGTCATATGAGGAAGGTCAAAATCATGCAGACTCTTACCCATAGATTGAAGAAATACTGAGACATCTCTAAGAACCATATTTAGAACTTGATCACTATTTCTAAAACGACTTATATAGTCTTCCGCAAGTGAATCATAATGGTCATCCCACAACTTTCGGACATCCCCCGAGTTACAAAATATCAATATAGTGGCAAACAGTCTTCTCAATGAGTGTGGGAACTGAAACACGGTAGCCTCTGTAAGGCATTGTGATAAAGAGTCATAATTCTCAATCAAACCTCTTTCAAGTGCTGACATTCGAAACGTTGTGTATGTAACACCGTTGGCTTTGTAAAGATCATCAAAGCTCTGAGGTCCTGGCACATGCATTAAAAGCACCCGTAGGTAGTATCGTTCACCTTCTGCTGGGTTAGCTGAGACAACCCGCCCCCTTGTTGAATGGTTTCCACCGCGAGGCTTCCATCGACATTTGTCTGCAACCCACGTGAAGTGTTTTGGGATATCTTTGTATAAATGTTGTCTTACAGGCTCGAACTCTCTATTGAGATCAAAAAATGTAGTCAACATTGATCTTCTATTTCGCCCCCTCTCCATAACAGCTGTTAGTCGTTCACTCTCCCTAAATCGAACGTAGTGCTGAAGTGGAAGATGGAGTTGCAATGACATGACACTCGGGTGGATTTTAGACCGTGGAAAGCTATATATACGCCACATTGCCTCGAGAGCCGACACATATCATGCGTCTTGAAACCGTTTAATCTCATTAATCACGACTTCTTCTTCTCCATCAGGATCAATATGAACAGATTGTTTGTCGTGACCCTTGTAGATGTATTTGAACACATACTTCACAGATTTTATGCTCGAGCAAATCTCTATATTCATGTGACAATTGAACATCATCAACAACGTCGGGTTGTACGGTACGACCCATCTGTTATCAATATCGTGTTTCCCTTTCTTCACTTTGATACCGTTTCTTCTCCTCCGATACAATGGATATGAGTCATCTCCCTGCACAGTGTGTTCATTAAACTGTCGAGGATAATGAAAACGACATGCTTTTGGTTCTCCCTGCATGCACGGGGATTTGTCATTTAAAGGACCACATGGTCCGTGAATCATGTGTTGAACAACCCGTTCATGCAGTTCGGGATACCTTGAGGGGTCGGGGATTTCAGCACAAACTAACTTGTCGTATTGGTCTGGAGAGGTAATCTTGTGTGTTGGTTTCATTATCAAAAGAAAATGTGCGTAAGGCAAACCACGTTTCTGAAACTCAATGACATAAACATAAGCACCTACCTCACCGAGAACATGCTTCTTGAGCAGCTGTTTTTTCAGATCCTCGAGTTTCGCCCGAAAGGCTCTTGCAACCAAACCTGGGCGATCTTGTGCAGTTTGTCCGGGTAAGAGTTTTTCAGTGATTTCCGGCCAATTTAGGTTGCAAGTGAACGTAAGGAATATGTCAGGCTTACCGTCATCTTGTACCAACGACATGACATCTAAAAAGCGTCGACGCATATCACGCGAACCCCCGATGAAAGACGCAGGGAGCACAATTCTTCTTCCAACTCTATTTGAATTAACTTCACCAGCGTTGACACAATCCACTATACCTTGATAGAAGTCAGCCCTTATCGTGTCCTGGTTATGTTCATAAAACTGTAAACGTGACATTTCAatctttatgtatatgtttacAGAAAACTGTTGGAGCAACCTTCCACCCAACAAAATTACGTTCTCAGTGGGGCGAATCTGGAACTTGTAGCAGTAATATTCGCGCATTGATACTGTTTTCTTACTGTTACCTGTCCTCGCGTTTGATCCTGTGACAATGGTAAGGTGTAAATTACTCCAGTAGaatgaaataataaatatttaagttaatgttaTATTACCTTCcgcatcttcatcttctccaaagTTATCTTCGCCGTTAACAATGTCATCCATGGAAAAACCAGTTTTTGGTATCCTGTTGTGCCATCCAGATTCACCGTTCGGGAAAAACAAAGGATAAGACAGTGGATCGTAACAACCAAAATAAGGTTGAATCCGTTGGCAACGTTCAGACCTTCCTTAAACAACAATGCTTCTCTTGTATGCAGTGATTTCATCATTTCCTTCAACCCATATACCAACAACCTGTGTGCTAtcaaaatcatttatcatttaagtcatttaatgtataattaaAATGCACATAAACTTGTAAATCGACAGAAATATAATGTTGTATTTAGTACCTCTGATGTAGTAGGGCGGTTGTACACCCTTTGGTCAAGTTCAACCGATGCATTCAAAGTAACCCTGTAGTTGTCTAGGGGTCCTAATTGCGCCATGTTGCGAAAGGTTCTTGCGTAAGGATTTGCAGCAAGGGCACGTGTCAAGATACGAAGGATGTTTCTATCAAGATTCGACCACTGTGCTCTGAGAGCAAACtcattttcttcatcataaAAATACATCTGTAAATACCTGGGTTGTCCATCCCTCGGCACCAACTGATCAATAGTGTGATATATTCCCCCGTTAACACGAAAGGTATATACTCCAGCAGTCTTATTTGCCAGCGTTTTATCCAACTTGACACCCATTGACGTGAATGAGAAATTTGTATTGTAGGAACGTATGTGTTGCCTGAACGTCTTCCCTAATTCGGTCTGATCCGTGAAGAGATTGTAGAGTTCAGTTGGGACATTTGTCGGCGCCAACCGTGTCTTCCCCCCCATACAACAAAAAGATGGAAATTCAAACTGAAACCTCAATGCTCCACAATGGCGACATGGGGCCTGTTCTTTCAACAAACGTGGCTTTGTAGAGACACCTCTGTAAACAAAGTCGTAAGGATCCTGTTCGACCTCGTCGTATAAGGTGGACGAATTTAGATCAGACTGCGTATGCCTCCCTGCTAAATTTTCATAAGAAGTGTAGTTTTGAAAAAAAGCGCAATATTTTGGGTCAAAGACATTGCTTATATAGATGATGTAAATTAGAGAATAACCTCTCGATGATTTGCCGATAAATGTTGTTGTTCCTGCGATGACCGTTGATGATTGAGTGAGGACATGTTCAAATGTAGGCTGTAGATTGGCAATCTCACTTTGAACTTCTACAATAACATGCAAAAGTGGAAGGAACAATTATTAATAACTATTGTAATTGTTGAAACAGACAACAATAAGTCGAGGCATTTTAGATGCAAGTcaacatttattaaaaaagacaTAACAGTTTGAACGTAAAAGTTTGATATACAAATGATGTAAGATACAGAATAAACCTCTCGATGATTCGTCGATAAATGTTGATGACGCTGTGATGATTGGTGAAGATTCAGTGAGCACTGATTCAAATAAAGGTAGGAGATTGCCATTGTCACATTGAACGCCTATAATAAGAGGGAAAACATGGTTAGCTGGTTATTAATAACTATATTAGAACTCAAAAGGAATCGAAAGATACATGATGGATACCTTGGAAGCGATGTTGTGTCACATCAGAAGAAAGGTTTGACGATCCATCTAGAAAGGTAACACTGGAAGATATGTTGTTGTACATCGGGTCATTGTTATAAGACGATGATGGATTTGAACTACGATTGGGTAAATCTCGTAAAGGGAGCCTTTGAAATGGTTGTGTATTCAGATGAGTGATCGTAGATGCGGTAGACGGAATTGTGGGAGGAATGTTATGGGTAATGACTTGGGGGATAGGAgcagatgatttttttttctccttctgACGTGCGTAATAGGCTTTATTGTattgtctttttctttctcgAGCAGCATTATTAGTGGTGTGTGTAATAATGGGGGTGGTCTGGTCGTTAACATGTGGTTGATGAAGCTGCTGTTTAGCCCCAGATATATTTTCTTTGTTACCAAAAGGTGTGATCCCTTGACATGTCGGCTGGGTTGAAGTCAACATCATCGTTGGCGTTGCAGTAGTATAATCTGATGAAGTATGGTTGCCACGATTTTGCAACTCAGCTAAGGGTACCCTCTGTTGGGGAGGAGTATACATTTGACTCATACCAGCTCTACCAGAAGGAGTAATATTCAGTAGTACGGGATTGCTAGCATTTTCACTTGAAGTTTTCCTTGCCTTTTGTCGTGCATAATAGTCTTTGTTGTATTGTCTTTTTTTAGCTACATTAACATAATTTAGTATTAGAATAAATTAAAGTAGGGATGATTAGCAGCAGCGGGTACAACACACATATAGCCTCATCGAGGATCTGTACATACCTTTAAGCATTTCCGTGTTAGTTCCTTTCATTTGTTGAGCATTTAAAGTTGACCCTTGTACCTACGACGTGATAACAGATGTTAAAAAATATGGAATTTgtagtttttaaaattatgtctGAACGatatcttaaatatttattGAATTATACACAAAAAAAGAACAGGTCCGGCTAGCAATCCagaattgaaagaaaatatgTCATTCGTTGAGACTATCTGGTACAATGTCAATCCTACTCAACTCGAACAAAGATTAGATTATTACCATGCTCCATAGTTGTCCAAGGGTGAAATATCTTCAACGGATATATTCTATTAGGCGGTCAACGGTATAGTTAATTAGAAAAGTGAAGTTCTATCTAAATGTTATGTCGATGACCATGGATGTGATTTTGTAGTGCCATGGAAGACCATGACTTTGTCGAATTTTAAATTGGACCAAATATCTAACATAAGATGGAAATTAAAATAAGCAAATGAAGaaaattattgatataaataaagttCAAACATGAAAGCAAACATATGAAACTAAATCAgataatttaaagtttttgtCCTCTTAAACCCATTTATTGACTATAAAAAGGTGCGTATTCCTCTCCAGGGTCGGTTTCGTAACCTTCAGCCCAGCTTGGAATTTGTTGTGTCGGACGTTCGTACTCCTCCACGGGTTCGATTTCATATAAGGCAGCCCAGACCTCCTCATCTGTCTGAAGTGCGGGTTCATCCACAGGGTCAGTTTCGTGACCTTCAGGACAACCCGGAAGCTGCTGTGACAGACGTGTCTTTTTCGCTGGAGACGGGTTTGCCAGTGGATTAATCTGTGCAGCATTAGGTTTTCCATCATCCAGCACGTGGGTATCCCCAATTAGGTGGCCTTCTTGGAATAGTTGATCATACAACAGATTAAGCTCTTCATCAGTAGGATCGTCAAACAGGGGGCTAGTGAGAGTCGGGGGTTCTGACCGTGGTGCAGGAGGTATAAAGACAGATGCATGATTTGGAACAGTAGGGCATGAATGGACTGCTGGTTTTATTGCAAATGGATTTCCACAATTGATGGTCTGAGAAGTGACAAAcgtaatattaaaaacaataatatattttggTGTGGAAGAGAGAATTATTATGTGAGTTGTTTGTCTTCAGCCTTGATTTTATATAGTCATGTATATGTGATTAAGAATTATATAGTTCATGCATACGTGTCCACACAGTGTGCGTTCATGTATATGTGCCAAGAAAAGCGAAGGATGTTAAATTGAACATTGTGATTAAATCATTTAATCCATTGCACGAAcacataaatttattaataaaggtGGGAGATGAACGAATTTCAGTTCAACGTACATACGAATTTCACgaaaagacaaaacaaaatggTTTTATTACACAACGTAAACGGGGCAAACCATGAAGGTTTATTATTAAAACAGCATGATATCATAGTAGCTAGTCCTCATCATACAACCTAAACATCCTGTGCCGACTATAAACGGAAACCCAATCACGTTTCTTACGTTTGACCCTAGACATATCCAAAATGTCATCATCTGATGAGCTGTCACTGCTTATGACAATAACATGTCGCTGTAATAGAAAACCGTATATGTTTTAGATGTTAGAAACAGGTACATTTAGGGGAATTTTATGTTGCTGTACAAAGTGTTCAATCAATATTAACATGTTATTAGCAGCATGAAATATTAAAATGCAAAAACTTTCCCCCTTTGATACTCATTACGCGTCTAAAGATGGTTAAGAAGTTACAGAGTTACCTCGACTTCGGTTGCAGGCTGAGATGGATGCATTTACAAGGATGAAGTGACAACAGCAGGACCGGCATTAGGAGTGACAGCAACAGCATTGCCAGGGGTCGCAGCAGGGACAGCAGGGGGGTCATCAGCGGGGTTCACGGGGACAGAAGGTGTTCCGATAACAGTGGAAGGTGAAGAAAGTGGCGAAATGTCATCATTGACAACGGCAGGGGGGGGGTTGTATTTGCAGTAGGCACAGGCGAAAGGGGAACGATGGCATTGGAAACGGGCATTGGAGAACCGGGCGATTTGACCTCGGGAGAGTGAGAATCTGAATTCGACATTTGCAGTGGAAAGGGGTTAGTATGTGATTATTTGAGGTGGTGTGAAATATGATTTGAGAGTTTTTTGTTTAGACAACCTTTTATAGAGATTTGTGGGGTAGGTGGTCAAAGGGGTGTCATGAATGTTGTCAATGcaaatcttatattttttttccaagatTTTGGTGGAATGAATTATAGCTATACTTACTGTCATATAGTAACTTTACAATTTATTAGGAAAACCATTGACCTCCATCATCGAATAGTCAAATGGTGTAAATTAGGAAAACCATTCTATTGATTCTTTTCTTATATTATGACTTCCATCATCGATTAGGCAAACAATTGCCAGCCAATTATTATGTAATTAGGTTAGTCAAATGGTTAAATAGTCAAATGGTGTAAATTAGGAAAACCATTGTATTGATTGTTTTATTATACTATGACCtccatcatcaatcatcaaTTAGGCAAACCATTGCCAGccaattatatatgtaattaggAATAGATTACATTTAGTTAGTTAGTGATAATCATTGTATTGATTATGTATATCCTTTCCTTATCTCATGGATGTATTCTTGCGTATACATTACAACCTCATAAaagttatagttttttttatagtcAATGATGTGAAGTTGTTAAAGTTAATAAAggttatttatagttttttttataatcaattAATAAGTGAAATCGACACAAACAGGAAAGATTTCAATCAATATTGCAATTGTGTCTAaagtttgattttaaaaaacattCTGAGAATCACAATTACATAATTGCATGATTTATAGAATTCATCCATTTGAGCAATTGTGTCTAaagtttgattttaaaaaacattCTGAGATTCACAATTACATAACTGCATGATTTATAAAATGATAACCGGTGATGTCATTGTATTGTAAAGATGTGTTATATGTCGTTTGAACTTTGGTTAATAGACTGTTTTCTTACAAATCATAACCAAATCAACCAATTGTAAAAGTTATACATTATGTTTCAGGCGCGCAAATTTGTAGCAATAGACCATTCGGTATGAACTTTGGTTGTATTAGGTAATTTCTATAACTTAACTTGTATTGTTGTTTCAGAGAATAAGTGCTTAATGAAGCATATACAGGATTTAATCGAccatttgttttgttgtttcaGCTACATAATGGTAATGATAAGAAAGTTATACATTGCGTATACATTATGTTTCAGGCGCGCAAATTTGTAGCAATAAAGCGGACAATATAACCTGGACAGAATTCGGTATTTATAACCTGGAGAGAAATCGACATGGTATTGAAATTTTGGAATTTAATATATAACCTGTTGTGTAGAAGTCTAATATCCAAGTATAGCAAACAATAAGCAAACGTAAACACTAAAATTAACCAAACATGGTAATCAATAAGCAAACatagtttatttaaaaataaccaAACATAGTTTATTTAAATCCCAACAGGGTATAAACGACAATCAACAAACAGAAACACTCAAAAGAGCTAACATCAATCATATAAGTTGGCATATGACTTATGACTTGAGATAGACATGGTCAAGGTGCTCCTTCTGACGACGGATCCTTATGAAAATTGAGTTAAGTTCATTGATACATTCTTCCATTAGCTGGATATCACCATTGATTTGAAAGTATAGCTCGTCAAAAACCCTTGCCCGACCAGGACGACGATGAGTCCCCTACATTGGTAGATACATATCCAAAAAAGTAAGATCACACATTATTAATCAATTTAGTCTTACAACATTAAAATTAGGAAATAAGATATCTAAAAATGTTGTACAGAACTTATTGATTAAAACCatgataatgtagttatttaCACACTATAATCTGTTGCTGCATTAAATGCTAGAAAGGCAGTTACTGAGATAAATCTAACATACACATGAAGGCATGAATAACGAAGATGAGTTCTGTATATGTGATTAAGAATTATATAGTTCATGCATACGTGTCCACACAGTGTGCGTTCATGTATATGTGCCAAGAAAAGCGAAGGATGTTAAATTGAACATTGTGATTAAATCATTTAATCGATTGCACGAAcacataaatttattaataaaggtGGGAGATGAACGAAATCAGTTCAATGTACATACGAATTTCACgaaaagacaaaacaaaatggTTTTATTACACAACGTAAACGGGGCAAACCACGAAGGTTTATTATTAAAACAGCACGATATCATAGTAGCTAGTCCTCATCTTTTTTAATTTCCTAATAATGTACAAATGATATTTTAACAATTGCATAACAAAGGGAAGtgttattcaaatatatttatctaCGATTCATATAACTATAAGAGTTGCATACATGGTTTGGCAGATTGTTATCCattattatagattatattGGCTAGAATCGCAATATTGATTGAAAAGCATTAAAGCAAAACTTAGGTTGTCCTGTTATTCAAACTTATGTTGGGCACTTTAATAGTGAACGGGATACATTTAAGGAGAAAATTTACCAACAAAGTCTCAACAGGCGGTGGAGTAGGTGCAACAACCGGGACTGGCGCGGCATTGGGGGCTGGAACAGGCGGGACTGGCGCGGCATTGGGGGCTGGAACAGGCGGGACTGGAGCGGCATTGGGGGCTGCAAATGGTGGTGGAGGGGATCCGTACGTCCACCTATGTTGAGACCGGTTGTGTGAGCGTCGGAAGCGTCTCCTATTGCGAGACGAAAAAGCATTATTATACGGACCTGTGTTAGCCATTTGAGGAAACAATTAGTAGAGATAGAAAGGTTTTCGTGTGTGAATATATAGAATGAAAGAATTGTGATGATTGAAAGGGGTTTATATAGAGGATTGGCACTGTGACTTTTGTTTATGGAAGTTATATTATATCTCCCCATGattatcaaaacaaatatattaattattaaaagtatttaattaggaaaaaataattaccaaatatagatatgaaaagataaacatatacaaaatcattaacaaaaataaaagatgtgACTAATCATAATCtgaattattattgatttattgaaaACTAAATGATGGTGATAATAGAAAGAAAGACCTTTGTTGATGGCGATGACCCCGGCGGCGGACTCTATCAAAAATCTGCACTTGTGAATCCGGTGATGGTCGAGTATAAATTTGCCAATTTGTTAATGGGGTCTATCACCAAAAAATCtgccaaaaaaaaatataataataatcaaacaattaaataaaaaaacccctTGTGAATCCGATGACCTACAGTAAGAAAAAATCAACCTTTTGTTGTGGCGGAAAGATTCCGGCGACGGTATGATTTAGATcggtgatggtgatgatgacgatgaatcCGGCGTGACTCGGTACCAAATAAACCGTTTGTTGCGACGGAAAGAATCCGgcatggatgatgatgatgatcaatcCGGAAGATCGAGTTAtgggtgatgatgatgaatccGGCGATGGTCGAGATGGATCTTCTGGCGAGAGAGGGGGCGCAATAGAAGGGGCTTGGGGAGAAGATCAGCCGAATcgagtttgtgtgtgtgttttgtgtgtgtgttttgtgtgggCGCAATAGATGGATCGAGTTtctgtgtgtgttttttggtgtgggtttgtgttttgtgttttgGGGAGAAGATACGGAGGAGTAAAATTTGTGATAAGGGTATTTTCGGTAGATAGTTAAGGAGGGGtaaaatacaaaagaaagaaGGGGGGTATTATGGGAATGAAAAATATTGTTGAATTAAGAAAAGttcaataccctttataagggtttatagatatatatacagacaactgacctaatattttattgaccaatcacatcgcttaattttatcaaattgattttcacTGATGACACTACGTATATAAATTAATCGAATAGCTAAGCTAGCTATAAAAGTGCTTATCAAAAAGAGTTCCATGTAAATTTAGATAACCAtggtttattatattatgtatatgtatattttttaaaaagtaatgaattaatcatttaattatctatttctattgtttcttatatatatatatatctaacgaGTATTATGGTTAGTGTGTTTGTGATTTCAATTCCCTTCGTATCAATATCTTACAGTTTATTTATAGACATGagttaactaattaattaacaaaattgattaattCGTATCAACATGGTTGATATCtgtatgatatatttattaataaaaaagctTAAAACCAACTTGAAAATGAAAGTAGTGCGTAAATTTATaactattttctttatataatgttaaaactataccTTAACTTATGTTTTTCATAACTATATAAATCAGAAATATTATAATTCAGTAATAATATCGATTTTCAtgacatacgaatgtaaccacctattacaaaataattatgtaatgtagtgtGGTGACCGATAACCTTTACAACAGGTAACACAATACATCACATAacctaaaaaataaagaatcttACATTATATAACCACTCGAATaagtcactacattacataatcaTTTTGTCGTAGATGATTATATTTGTGTgccatttaaatttatattatttttatatcaatattttattttttattatttttattgtaacgacaataacttattaaaaatataaataaaatatatagcaAAACTAACGGCATTATCaattgaatatattgaatatatgtAATTATCATTATAATCTAGATATCTCATATACATCATTTCATACTGCAATATATGTTCATGTatttctataaattaaaatttttaacacatGATTAAATTAAGATTGTatttagaaattaaattaaaagtttttgttCCATATAGtaattcttatatatatcatgaaatCATGATGTTGTAACAcctgtgtatttgacacgggtctaaaatctagttaattaGTAAATAACAAATGAGCAATTAGCTTAGCTATACATAACCTTTTCACAAAGTCTCCTAATGATGCAGATTCAAGTCATGCAGAGAAGACAatgttttatcccaattaaatgtcgtttCTTCGGACGATTTAGTTGCAGGTTTTCTCCTACAAGGTATTGATGGCGAGAGAACTCTGTAGCATGAACCCGATTAAGACATTGTATGCTAGATTCTTTGATGCGAGTAATCCACAATAcctttcaacaacaaaaaaataaaattggtaaatatatatgtagaatAGACCCCATGTTAAAAATtagtaattaatttatactccttattaaaatgAATAGACCCTATGTTAAAAATTACAGGGGTAGAATTTTCAGAAATACCCTCAATTAAAACAACACACCCTAAATACAATATACCCCCACCCTAAGTGAAATAAATACACCATTAGTCTCTCAgctttttaaaataactatacaaacgattatatcaattacatttacatcaataaacTACATcaatcgtcgtcaccaccatcagTCGTCGCCGCCACCAGTCTACGACCACATTGACGCCATCGTTGCGCATTGCACGGATATTATGCTAGTTAAACattatagagttaattactgaaatggtacctaatgtttgcgtcatattactggtttcatacttttcctttcgaaattacgctgatcatacccaacgtatgcaaatttccactcggaccatactgaaAGCTGACGCCGTCACGTGGCCGTTAAAAACaaccccacgtgacttgcacgtgaggggtaaagatgtaatttcacgtttcctaattacttaaatagtacctaacgtttgcacgatatttctgatttcatacctaatgtttttcttaattacttaaatggtacttaatgtttagttattaagtttttttattttttatttttttttcttttgaaaggtaAATTCCATTTTAAGTCAATgtcttaaaaactggtattttagtcatactggtGTGGAAAATTTTTgggtattatcggtattaccggaaatactggccggtacgactatttttaatttgtattacttttcttttatgaaaatttttcaaaacttgttacaatttaacgaaaatagtcaaactgTACTTATAATCCagtcaaaaataataccaaataagtttttcataacaaaatataagtttaaagttcacaaataaccaaaaataacattaaagtatcataaaaataattttgtaaaaaattcaaattttcttttttgaaaatattaggaataccgcaat includes these proteins:
- the LOC122610211 gene encoding uncharacterized protein LOC122610211, with product MDDIVNGEDNFGEDEDAEGSNARTGNSKKTVSMREYYCYKFQIRPTENVILLGGRLLQQFSVNIYIKIEMSRLQFYEHNQDTIRADFYQGIVDCVNAGEVNSNRVGRRIVLPASFIGGSRDMRRRFLDVMSLVQDDGKPDIFLTFTCNLNWPEITEKLLPGQTAQDRPGLVARAFRAKLEDLKKQLLKKHVLGEVGAYVYVIEFQKRGLPYAHFLLIMKPTHKITSPDQYDKLVCAEIPDPSRYPELHERVVQHMIHGPCGPLNDKSPCMQGEPKACRFHYPRQFNEHTVQGDDSYPLYRRRRNGIKVKKGKHDIDNRWVVPYNPTLLMMFNCHMNIEICSSIKSVKYVFKYIYKGHDKQSVHIDPDGEEEVVINEIKRFQDA
- the LOC122610210 gene encoding uncharacterized protein LOC122610210 — protein: MWRIYSFPRSKIHPSVMSLQLHLPLQHYVRFRESERLTAVMERGRNRRSMLTTFFDLNREFEPVRQHLYKDIPKHFTWVADKCRWKPRGGNHSTRGRVVSANPAEGERYYLRVLLMHVPGPQSFDDLYKANGVTYTTFRMSALERGLIENYDSLSQCLTEATVFQFPHSLRRLFATILIFCNSGDVRKLWDDHYDSLAEDYISRFRNSDQVLNMVLRDVSVFLQSMGKSLHDFDLPHMTTNYAESGGFRELHEESSIAIKDNHLRAKHELNPDQRFTYDSIMRHVVCNIPGVFFIDGPGGTGKTFLYNALLAEVRSRGHIAIATASSGAAANNMPGG